Proteins encoded in a region of the Suncus etruscus isolate mSunEtr1 chromosome 1, mSunEtr1.pri.cur, whole genome shotgun sequence genome:
- the RPL27 gene encoding 60S ribosomal protein L27 — protein MGKFMKPGKVVLVLAGRYSGRKAVIVKNIDDGTSDRPYSHALVAGIDRYPRKVTSAMGKKKIAKRSKIKSFVKVYNYNHLMPTRYSVDIPLDKTIVNKDVFRDPALKRKARREAKVKFEERYKTGKNKWFFQKLRF, from the exons ATGGGCAAGTTTATGAAACCCGGGAAGGTGGTCCTGGTGCTAGCCGGACGCTACTCAGGACGCAAAGCGGTCATCGTCAAG AACATTGATGATGGCACCTCAGACCGCCCCTACAGCCATGCCCTGGTGGCTGGAATTGACCGCTATCCACGCAAAGTAACATCCGCCATGGGCAAGAAGAAAATCGCCAAAAGGTCAAAGATCAAGTCTTTCGTGAAAGTATATAACTATAATCATCTTATGCCCACAAG GTACTCCGTGGACATCCCCTTGGACAAAACCATCGTCAATAAGGATGTCTTCAGAGACCCGGCTCTTAAGCGCAAGGCCCGCAGAGAGGCCAAGGTCAAGTTTGAGGAGAG ATACAAGACCGGCAAGAACAAGTGGTTCTTCCAGAAGCTGCGGTTTTAA
- the RUNDC1 gene encoding RUN domain-containing protein 1, giving the protein MAAVATAAEPVTAAAAVAPEVKRDGEDGEEEEEESLPPCEAVRWAPVGAVAEAEAEPGAAAFSEAAAAAAGAAAEGGPGDPGPGSPPGSPGRTLRRLRAERRRLDSALLALSSHFAQVQFRLRQVVRGSPAEQPRLLRELEDFAFRGCPHVLGYGGPDDDHDDDHPDGHGLPLGDPPRLRGEERQVRWASSLGISEQEKQERLETQREKQKELILQLKTQLDDLETFAYQEGSYDSLPQSMVLERQRVIIDELIKKLDMNLNEDLSSLSTDELRQRVDAAVAQIVNPARVKEQLVEQLKTQIRDLEMFISFIQDEVGSPGPSDSGHCECKTGGKAVNGSMRTGSSSRQPPGNSKTKAEDVKRARETGLHLMRRALAVLQIFAVSQFGCATGQIPQSLWQKDQVDTDYSPLLKKLEVSVDRVKQLALRHQPHGHVITSANLQDLSLGGKDELTTAVRKELTVAVRDLLAHGLYPSSPGMSLVMAPIACLLPSFSSAPEAMHPWELFVKYYHAKNGRAYVESPARKLSQSFALPVVGGNVVTPKQSLLTAIHMVLTEHDPFKRSADSELKALVCMALNEQRLVSWMNLICKSGSLIETHYQPWSYMAHTGFESALNLLSRLSSLKFSLPVDLAVRQLKNIKDAF; this is encoded by the exons ATGGCGGCCGTGGCAACAGCTGCGGAGCCGGTGACAGCTGCGGCGGCCGTGGCGCCCGAGGTCAAAAGGGACGGAGAGGacggagaggaggaggaagaggagtcgCTGCCGCCGTGCGAGGCGGTGCGCTGGGCCCCCGTCGGGGCGGTGGCGGAGGCGGAGGCCGAGCCGGGGGCGGCGGCCTTCTCggaagcggcggcggcggcggcaggggCGGCGGCCGAGGGCGGGCCTGGGGATCCGGGCCCGGGCTCCCCGCCGGGCTCCCCGGGCCGCACGCTGCGGCGGCTGCGGGCCGAGCGGCGGCGGCTGGACTCGGCGCTGCTCGCGCTGTCGTCGCACTTCGCGCAGGTGCAGTTCCGCCTGCGCCAGGTGGTGCGCGGTTCGCCGGCCGAGCAGCCGAGGCTCCTGCGCGAGCTCGAGGACTTCGCCTTCCGCGGCTGCCCGCACGTCTTGGGGTACGGGGGCCCCGACGACGACCACGACGACGACCACCCAGACGGCCACGGGCTGCCCCTGGGGGACCCGCCGCGGCTGCGGGGCGAGGAGCGGCAGGTGCGCTGGGCATCGTCCTTGGGCATC AGTGAGCAGGAGAAACAAGAACGGCTGGAAACACAACGAGAGAAACAGAAGGAATTGATACTGCAGCTCAAAACCCAGCTGGATGACCTGGAAACATTTGCCTATCAAGAGGGCAGTTATGACTCCTTACCACAATCCATGGTTTTGGAAAGACAGCGG GTAATTATAGATGAATTAATAAAGAAACTGGACATGAACCTGAACGAGGACCTCAGCTCCTTGTCCACTGATGAGCTTCGGCAGCGTGTGGATGCCGCCGTGGCACAGATTGTCAACCCAGCCCGAGTGAAAGAGCAGCTGGTCGAGCAGCTGAAAACTCAGATCCGAGACCTTGAGATGTTCATCAGCTTCATCCAAG ATGAAGTGGGAAGCCCTGGACCGTCAGATAGTGGGCACTGTGAGTGCAAGACTGGAGGAAAGGCAGTGAATGGATCCATGAGAACTGGCAGCAGCAGCAGACAGCCCCCAGGAAATAGTAAAA CAAAAGCAGAAGATGTGAAGAGAGCTCGGGAGACTGGGCTGCACCTGATGCGCCGAGCGCTGGCCGTGCTCCAGATATTTGCTGTTAGCCAGTTTGGTTGTGCCACAGGCCAGATCCCACAATCCCTGTGGCAAAAAGACCAGGTCGACACAGACTACTCGCCCTTGCTCAAAAAGCTGGAGGTGTCTGTTGACCGAGTGAAGCAGCTCGCCTTGCGACATCAGCCACACGGCCACGTCATCACTTCAGCCAACCTCCAGGACCTCTCTCTGGGAGGCAAGGATGAGCTGACCACAGCTGTGCGGAAGGAGCTGACGGTGGCAGTGAGGGACCTGCTGGCCCACGGGCTGTACCCCTCCTCCCCAGGAATGAGCCTGGTCATGGCCCCCATTGCTTGCTTGCTGCCCTCCTTCTCCTCGGCCCCAGAGGCCATGCATCCCTGGGAGCTCTTTGTAAAGTACTACCACGCTAAGAACGGTCGTGCTTACGTGGAATCCCCAGCCCGGAAGCTCTCCCAGTCCTTCGCCCTGCCTGTTGTGGGAGGCAATGTGGTGACCCCCAAACAGAGTCTGTTGACAGCCATCCACATGGTGCTGACCGAACATGACCCTTTTAAGCGCAGTGCAGACTCGGAGTTGAAGGCCTTAGTGTGCATGGCGTTGAATGAGCAGCGCCTCGTGTCCTGGATGAACCTCATTTGCAAATCAGGGTCACTCATTGAGACCCACTACCAGCCCTGGAGCTACATGGCACACACAGGCTTTGAGAGCGCCCTCAACCTGCTCAGTCGCCTTAGCAGCCTCAAGTTCAGCCTCCCTGTGGATCTGGCTGTGCGCCAGCTCAAGAACATTAAAGATGCTTTCTGA